From Electrophorus electricus isolate fEleEle1 chromosome 8, fEleEle1.pri, whole genome shotgun sequence, the proteins below share one genomic window:
- the ube2ql1 gene encoding ubiquitin-conjugating enzyme E2Q-like protein 1 has product MATLLRKIGLIRLHDRDTEDPKHHQGSLKGTKQGNQKNNTKHCNTSNETNILSTPEIKAKKLDVSGKDKPSVKDKPSKDTKEKQQTGSSKSTSSSLPPLAPNRQHCTQVRTRRLMKELQEIRRLGDNFITVELADDNLYDWNVKLHQVDKDSALWQDMKETNTEYILLNVSFPDNFPFSPPFMRVLTPRLENGYVLDGGAICMELLTPRGWSSAYTVEAVMRQFAASLVKGQGRICRKAGKSKKAFSRKEAEATFKSLVKTHEKYGWVSPPVSDG; this is encoded by the exons ATGGCTACTCTTCTGCGAAAGATTGGTCTGATTCGTCTGCACGACAGAGACACGGAGGACCCGAAGCATCACCAAGGATCGCTGAAAGGGACTAAGCAGGGAAATCAGAAAAACAACACGAAGCATTGTAACACGAGCAACGAGACGAATATCCTCAGTACCCCGGAGATTAAGGCCAAAAAGTTGGATGTCTCCGGCAAAGATAAACCATCAGTTAAGGACAAGCCAAGCAAGGACACGAAAGAGAAACAGCAAACGGGCAGCTCCAAGTCAACCAGCTCCTCACTGCCACCACTGGCACCGAACAGGCAGCACTGTACCCAGGTGCGGACGCGGAGACTGATGAAGGAGTTACAGGAGATCCGCCGGCTGGGTGACAACTTCATCACGGTAGAGCTGGCGGACGATAACCTCTACGACTGGAACGTCAAGCTGCACCAGGTGGACAAGGACTCTGCGCTGTGGCAGGACATGAAAGAAACGAACACCGAGTACATACTGCTGAACGTGTCCTTCCCCGACAATTTCCCTTTCTCGCCGCCCTTCATGCGAGTGCTCACGCCGAGGCTGGAGAACGGCTACGTCCTGGACGGAGGTGCGATCTGCATGGAGCTGCTGACTCCTCGCGGCTGGTCTAGCGCCTACACGGTCGAGGCCGTGATGAGACAGTTCGCAGCGAGTCTCGTGAAAGGACAG GGCCGGATCTGCAGGAAAGCTGGAAAGTCTAAGAAAGCCTTCAGTCGTAAGGAAGCTGAAGCGACCTTCAAGAGCCTTGTGAAGACCCACGAGAAGTATGGCTGGGTGTCCCCTCCTGTTTCGGACGGCTAA